GTGCTGTTCGCGCGAGCGGCAGACATCCCCGAGTACGTCGCCGACGGCGCCGCCGACCTCGGCATTACGGGCCTGGACCAGGCCGAGGAAGCCGGGCACGAGAACGTCGAGGCGCTCCTGGACCTCGAGTTCGGCGAGTGCCGGCTCGTGCTCGCGGCGCCCGAGGACGGCGACGTGGAGACCCCCTACGACCTCGAGGGGAAGACGGTCGCGACGGAGTTCCCGCGACTCACTCGCGAGTACTTCGCCGAGCGCTCGATCGAGGCGGAAGTCGTCGAGGTGACGGGCGCGACCGAACTCACGCCGCACGTCGACATGGCCGACGCGATCGTCGACATCACGAGCACGGGTACCACGCTCCAGGTGAATCGGCTCGCGATCATCGACGAAGTCCTCCAGTCGAGCGTGCAGTTGTTCGCGCGAAGCGACGTCGTCGACGACGAGAAGACCGCGCAGGTCCGGACCGCGCTCGCGAGCGTGCTCGCCGCCGAGGACAAGCGCTACCTCATGATGAACGCCGACGAGGACGACCTCGACGAGATCCGGGACGTCATCCCCGGGATGGGCGGGCCGACGGTGATGGACGTCGCGGGCGACGACAAGGTCGCCGTGCACGTCGTCGTGGACGACGCGGACGTCTTCGAGACGATCAATCGCGTGAAGGACGCGGGCGCGAGCGACATCCTCGTCACGGAGATCGAACGCCTCGTCGAGTGACGGCTGCGCGGGTGCGGGTTCGAGCGCTGGTGCGGGTTCGAGTGCGGGTGCGGGTTCGAGCGCGGGTGCGGGTTCGAGTGCGGGCGCGGTCGCCGGTCAGAGGTCCTTGAGGCGGCCGGCGGTGACGAGCTGGACGACGCCGAGGAGGCAGAGGACGCCGCCGACCCCGACGAGGTCGAAGTCGGCGAGGTCGGCGACGCCGACGCCGACGGCGGCGACGCCTGGCGCGAACCAGACCGCGCGAATCACGGGTTCGCTGGAGATGATGGCGGCGACGGCGAGCGCGAGCGACGCGCCGACGAGGCCCGCGTACAGCGACGGCGTGACGGCGAC
The Halorubellus sp. JP-L1 DNA segment above includes these coding regions:
- the hisG gene encoding ATP phosphoribosyltransferase, yielding MRIAVPNKGRIHDPSISLLERAGLPVVDGADRKLYADTVDPDVSVLFARAADIPEYVADGAADLGITGLDQAEEAGHENVEALLDLEFGECRLVLAAPEDGDVETPYDLEGKTVATEFPRLTREYFAERSIEAEVVEVTGATELTPHVDMADAIVDITSTGTTLQVNRLAIIDEVLQSSVQLFARSDVVDDEKTAQVRTALASVLAAEDKRYLMMNADEDDLDEIRDVIPGMGGPTVMDVAGDDKVAVHVVVDDADVFETINRVKDAGASDILVTEIERLVE